The Thermoanaerobaculales bacterium sequence GGCAGCGGCAGCGCGGCCAGCGACCCGATCATCTCGTCCGGGCACGGCGGCTCGATGCCGAGCGCTCGACAGAGCTCGTCGCGCGCCTGGAGGGCGAGCCGGCGGTTGCGCCGCCGGAGCTCGGGCCACCCGCCCTCGAGCAGGCCCCCCATGACACGGATCGCCTCCGGCACGCACAGCACCGCGGTCGGGTCATCGGTCCCGACCCAGTCGAACTCGAGGTGGAAGCGCGACCGGTCGCCGCGCTCCGAGTTCGCCCCGTGGCTGATCACCGGCGGCCGCACCCGCCCGCGAAGCCCGGACCTCACGTGCAGGAAGGCGGCGCCCTTGGGGGCGCACAGCCACTTGTGGCAGTTGCCCGCGTAGTAGGCCGCGCCGAGATCGTCGAGGTCGAGATCGACCATGCCCGGCCCGTGGGCGCCGTCCACCAGGGTGTCGACATCGCGACCGTCGAGCTCCCGCACCAGCCGCCGGATCGGCAGCACGAGGCCGGTCTGGCTGGTCACGTGGTCGAGCAGGGCGAGGCGGGTCCGACCGGTCACCCCGGCCATCACCGCCTCGACGACCTCGTCCGGCGAGCCGAGGGGGAATGGGACCTTCACCACCACGACCCTCGCCCCGGCGCGGCCGGCCACGAACTCGAGGGCGTTGCGGCAGGCGTTGTACTCGTGGTCGGTGGTCAGCAGCTCGTCGCCCGGAGCCAGGGCCTGCGACTGCAGGACCGCATTGACCGCGGTGGTCGCGTTGCTGACCCACGCGAGCC is a genomic window containing:
- a CDS encoding aminotransferase class V-fold PLP-dependent enzyme codes for the protein MLHDGFDPRALWQLDPEVAFLNHGSFGACPITVLEHQRRLRDRMERQPVQFLARDLEPLLDAARAELAAFIGADASRLAWVSNATTAVNAVLQSQALAPGDELLTTDHEYNACRNALEFVAGRAGARVVVVKVPFPLGSPDEVVEAVMAGVTGRTRLALLDHVTSQTGLVLPIRRLVRELDGRDVDTLVDGAHGPGMVDLDLDDLGAAYYAGNCHKWLCAPKGAAFLHVRSGLRGRVRPPVISHGANSERGDRSRFHLEFDWVGTDDPTAVLCVPEAIRVMGGLLEGGWPELRRRNRRLALQARDELCRALGIEPPCPDEMIGSLAALPLPPGAGAEPASALYTDPLQAALLERWRIEVPVIPWPAPPGRLVRISAQLYNSLEQYRLLGRALAELLAGGAAAHRPAER